Proteins encoded by one window of Pelmatolapia mariae isolate MD_Pm_ZW linkage group LG14, Pm_UMD_F_2, whole genome shotgun sequence:
- the aasdhppt gene encoding L-aminoadipate-semialdehyde dehydrogenase-phosphopantetheinyl transferase, with the protein MGSVRWAFRCGSWTPSRSDWLFAARCIQREEKDRIGQFVFAKDAKSAMAGRLLLRRFVCEKMGIPWSEIRLERSPRGKPYLATPVKVSSESDLAWSFNLSHQGDYAVLAAEQGRQVGVDIMKTTMPGSSSVPEFFRIMTRQFTAHEWSAIQSAGSEHQQLAAFYRHWALKESFIKAIGTGLGFNLQRVEFHLPSEPLTQARVLHQTKMHLDEEEEDWVFEESLLDADHHVAVALGPADNTCPAPRPPSLLPPTTFTVLSFRELIDSASPLTDEDPTYWDSFKMKAEAPQRQKDTHTST; encoded by the exons ATGGGTTCCGTCCGGTGGGCTTTCCGCTGCGGATCGTGGACGCCGAGCAGGTCAGACTGGCTGTTCGCTGCTCGCTGCATCCAGCGGGAGGAGAAAGATCGGATCGGGCAGTTTGTGTTCGCCAAGGATGCAAAGTCAGCTATG GCTGGACGGTTGTTGCTAAGGAGGTTTGTGTGTGAGAAGATGGGGATCCCATGGTCAGAGATCAGACTGGAGCGATCTCCCAGAGGCAAACCTTACCTGGCAACACCTGTCAAG GTCAGTTCAGAGTCAGATCTGGCCTGGAGTTTCAATCTCTCCCACCAAGGGGACTACGCAGTGCTTGCTGCAGAGCAGGGGAGGCAGGTCGGGGTGGATATCATGAAGACCACCATGCCAG GTAGCAGCTCTGTGCCGGAGTTTTTCCGCATTATGACTCGTCAGTTTACAGCGCACGAGTGGAGCGCCATCCAATCAGCCGGCTCGGAGCACCAGCAACTCGCCGCGTTCTACCGCCACTgg GCCCTGAAGGAGAGCTTCATCAAAGCCATTGGCACCGGTCTGGGCTTCAACCTGCAGAGGGTGGAGTTTCACCTGCCGTCTGAGCCGCTCACACAGGCCCGGGTACTGCACCAGACAAAGATGCATCTagatgaggaagaagaggacTGGGTATTCGAA GAGAGTTTACTGGATGCTGATCATCATGTTGCTGTAGCACTCGGACCAGCAGACAACACATGCCCTGCA CCTCGTCCGCCTTCTCTTCTTCCGCCCACCACATTTACCGTGCTGTCGTTCAGAGAGCTCATCGACTCAGCCTCACCTCTAACAGACGAAGACCCCACCTACTGGGATAGCTTCAAGATGAAGGCTGAAGCTCCGCAGAGACAGAAGGATACACACACGTCCACATAG
- the msantd4 gene encoding myb/SANT-like DNA-binding domain-containing protein 4 encodes MRHLKRKRKSNYSVRETQILIREIHKRRDVLFSRQQNTAINELKRQAWEEVAQGVNALGEGELRTAAEVKRRYLDWRALMKKKQLQTELSLSSSPPSLAIKTEYENSSPEHEAPSLGSGCDQLLDLSGFPKDWHCDWPEMVALSGSSGQAAGALPGVKLEDDLDGDVGDGEMDDDDIPSLLCDIEARVEGHDTDVFSHNDLGMPSPSKDPTSTTSRDLLLPGGLMGMLGELSSDENIGAGFLVAVEKHRLELEKQRLAVETERLAVEKERLLVEKERLRQTEVERERLQIEKERLQVERERLRLMRVGQSEYVDSSFNLPPQQGPVLSSRSSLSSTHDGQREKGVSAADLEAAKLNLEKERLQLEKERLQFIKFEAGRLQIERERLQVEKERMQLHKDHLSVKI; translated from the exons ATGAGGCAcctgaagaggaagaggaagagcaaCTACAGCGTGAGGGAAACACAAATTCTCATCAGGGAGATCCACAAGAGGAGAGACGTGTTGTTCTCCAGACAGCAG AACACAGCCATTAATGAGCTGAAGAGGCAGGCATGGGAGGAAGTGGCACAAGGTGTGAATGCCCTGGGAGAGGGGGAGCTACGCACTGCTGCCGAG GTGAAGCGTCGTTACCTCGACTGGCGTGCGCTTATGAAGAAAAAACAGCTGCAGActgaactctctctctcttcctcgcCCCCCTCTTTGGCCATTAagactgagtatgaaaattcCTCTCCAGAGCACGAGGCGCCTTCTTTGGGATCTGGTTGTGACCAGCTGCTTGACCTCTCGGGCTTCCCAAAGGACTGGCACTGCGACTGGCCGGAGATGGTGGCTCTCAGCGGGTCGAGCGGGCAGGCCGCGGGGGCACTGCCGGGAGTAAAGCTGGAGGACGAT CTGGACGGGGATGTGGGAGATGGAGAaatggatgatgatgatattcCCTCTCTCCTTTGTGACATCGAGGCACGTGTAGAGGGGCATGATACTGATGTTTTTTCCCACAATGACTTGGGCATGCCCAGCCCCTCCAAGGATCCAACTTCCACCACCAGCAGAGATCTACTGCTGCCCGGTGGCCTGATGGGAATGCTCGGTGAACTCAGCAGTGATGAGAACATAGGAGCAGGGTTTCTGGTTGCTGTTGAGAAACATCGTCTGGAGCTAGAGAAACAAAGGCTGGCTGTGGAGACTGAACGCCTGGCGGTGGAGAAAGAGCGGCTATTGGTGGAGAAAGAGCGACTTCGTCAGACAGAGGTGGAGAGAGAGCGGCTGCAAATAGAGAAGGAGAGGTTAcaggtggagagagagaggctgagGCTCATGCGTGTTGGCCAATCAGAGTACGTCGACTCTTCTTTTAACCTGCCGCCGCAACAAGGCCCAGTCCTTTCCTCTCGTTCGTCCTTATCCTCAACTCATGATGGACAGAGGGAGAAGGGAGTGTCGGCGGCGGACTTGGAGGCAGCGAAGTTAAATCTGGAGAAGGAGAGACTGCAGCTGGAGAAGGAGAGACTGCAGTTCATCAAGTTTGAGGCTGGCAGGCTGCAGATTGAGAGAGAGCGCCTGCAAGTGGAGAAAGAGAGAATGCAGCTCCACAAGGACCATTTGTCAGTAAAAATCTGa